Proteins from a single region of Patescibacteria group bacterium:
- a CDS encoding L-threonylcarbamoyladenylate synthase yields the protein MLVLPVSPKNIKLARQIIKKGGIIIYPTDTIYGLGADIFNQQAVKKIIDIKGRKKTNPISVMISDFLQIKKIASVNARQAKIIKTLLPGPFTVILTKNKSISDLLTAKRKTIGVRWPKLKICQALAKNLPITTTSANLSGQPNTLSVNKLNKIFKNKVDLMLVGGKMSGRASTIIDLTVGPFKILR from the coding sequence ATGTTGGTTTTGCCAGTCTCGCCGAAAAATATCAAGTTAGCCAGGCAAATTATCAAGAAGGGCGGGATTATCATCTATCCGACCGACACGATTTACGGCTTAGGCGCTGACATTTTTAATCAGCAAGCCGTTAAAAAAATCATAGACATTAAAGGCAGAAAGAAGACAAATCCGATTTCAGTGATGATTTCGGATTTTTTGCAAATAAAAAAAATAGCCTCAGTAAACGCGCGACAAGCTAAAATAATTAAAACATTATTGCCCGGGCCGTTTACAGTCATTCTAACCAAGAATAAATCAATTTCTGATCTATTAACCGCTAAGCGCAAAACAATTGGTGTTCGCTGGCCAAAATTAAAAATTTGTCAGGCTTTGGCAAAAAATTTGCCGATTACTACCACTAGCGCCAATTTATCAGGTCAGCCGAATACTTTAAGCGTAAATAAATTAAATAAAATTTTTAAAAACAAGGTAGATTTAATGCTAGTTGGCGGAAAAATGTCTGGTCGCGCTTCGACTATTATAGATTTGACGGTTGGGCCATTTAAAATTTTGAGATAA
- a CDS encoding AAA family ATPase, with product MYLERLEINGFKSFANKTVLEFPRPKDGSYGINAILGPNGSGKSNVLEAIRWGLGEQSMKSLRTKRAEDIIFSGSDKKGRLNSAEVSLHFNNEQDEAAIEYRQFTILRRVNRQSEGEYLLNNARVRLQDILMLLAQANFGQKSYSIVSQGMIDSILHSSPAERKNFFDEATGIRQYQIKKDEALRKIEKAENNLQQAEVALQELEPRMRSLTRQIKKLERRQQFEEELLALQKKYYSGLWQNLEAQSKNISQQSVDNANQQKKLETELEVLQKQLESIAKENIDDNYRRLQQDQQKLVELKNKYLEQITVWRGKLIIEQQRAKQPESGQEEELDTNKIITDLESIKQLNNQLNTALATLNSLDNLSELKDQVNRLEQKINNLLAYLSGEPEQTPEQNKSSIIEKIEQEIQGLDQEIKKLNEQIDGINQQLKNFAQSEQEKRRAFFELQQKAQHKQNELNAINHELNVFEVDQAKIDTRKEDLIAEIKREMNVENPEQILSSQTENTGDDENCYGQVQELKRQLELIGGIDPEITKEYPEAKERYEFLTNQIQDLRGALQSLNKVIKQLNEKMDEQFNKTFHQINDKFDYYFGVFFNGGKAKIVLQKSVIEEVESDPAEKKEDEPTEEAKEKETESKEKEEVTNIEIMANPPGKKLKNIEALSGGEKALTSLALICAIIAINKPPFVILDEVDAALDEQNSSRFSNILRELAHKTQFIVITHNRQTMESADTLYGVTMMKDGISKLLSMKL from the coding sequence ATGTATCTCGAGCGTTTAGAAATTAACGGCTTTAAATCTTTCGCCAACAAAACAGTTTTGGAGTTCCCTAGACCCAAGGACGGCTCTTATGGCATTAACGCAATTTTGGGTCCCAATGGTTCGGGAAAAAGCAATGTTCTTGAAGCTATCCGTTGGGGCTTGGGCGAACAAAGCATGAAAAGCTTGCGCACCAAACGCGCCGAAGATATTATTTTTTCCGGTTCAGATAAAAAGGGCCGACTCAATTCCGCTGAAGTATCCTTGCATTTTAATAACGAACAAGACGAGGCGGCCATTGAATATCGCCAGTTTACCATTCTCCGCCGTGTCAATCGCCAGAGCGAAGGAGAATATCTTTTAAATAATGCTCGAGTCCGCTTACAAGATATTTTAATGCTTTTAGCCCAAGCCAACTTTGGACAAAAAAGTTATAGTATCGTCAGCCAGGGCATGATCGACTCTATTTTACACAGCTCTCCGGCCGAAAGAAAAAACTTTTTTGATGAAGCGACCGGCATTCGCCAATATCAAATTAAAAAAGATGAAGCACTGCGAAAAATAGAAAAAGCCGAGAATAATCTCCAGCAAGCCGAAGTAGCGCTTCAAGAGCTTGAACCGCGCATGAGATCTTTGACTCGTCAAATAAAAAAACTCGAACGCCGGCAACAATTCGAAGAAGAGCTTTTGGCTCTACAAAAAAAATATTATAGCGGCCTTTGGCAAAATCTCGAAGCACAATCAAAAAATATTTCTCAACAATCGGTCGATAACGCTAACCAACAAAAAAAACTCGAGACCGAACTCGAAGTCCTGCAAAAACAACTTGAATCAATCGCCAAAGAAAATATAGATGATAATTATCGCCGCTTGCAGCAAGATCAACAAAAATTAGTTGAATTAAAAAATAAATATTTAGAACAAATTACCGTCTGGCGAGGAAAATTAATTATTGAACAGCAAAGGGCCAAGCAACCAGAATCAGGCCAAGAAGAAGAACTGGATACCAATAAAATCATCACCGACCTGGAAAGTATTAAACAATTAAACAACCAATTAAATACCGCCTTGGCAACACTAAATTCCCTTGATAATTTGTCAGAACTAAAAGACCAAGTTAACCGCTTAGAGCAAAAAATCAATAACTTACTGGCTTATTTATCGGGTGAACCGGAGCAGACACCAGAGCAAAACAAATCCAGTATAATAGAAAAAATCGAGCAGGAAATTCAAGGCCTAGACCAAGAAATTAAAAAATTAAACGAACAAATCGACGGCATTAACCAGCAACTCAAAAACTTCGCCCAGAGCGAACAGGAAAAACGCCGGGCCTTCTTTGAGCTGCAGCAAAAAGCCCAACATAAACAAAATGAATTAAATGCCATTAACCATGAACTTAATGTTTTCGAAGTCGATCAAGCTAAAATCGATACGCGCAAAGAAGATCTAATAGCAGAAATTAAACGGGAGATGAACGTCGAAAATCCTGAACAAATTTTATCCAGCCAAACCGAAAACACCGGTGATGATGAAAATTGTTACGGCCAAGTTCAGGAATTAAAAAGGCAGCTTGAACTTATTGGCGGCATTGATCCTGAAATCACCAAAGAATATCCGGAAGCCAAAGAGCGTTATGAATTTTTGACCAACCAAATCCAAGATTTGCGCGGCGCACTACAATCCCTCAATAAAGTCATTAAACAATTGAACGAAAAAATGGACGAACAGTTTAATAAAACTTTTCATCAAATTAATGATAAGTTTGATTATTATTTTGGCGTGTTCTTTAATGGCGGCAAGGCCAAGATAGTTTTGCAAAAATCGGTAATAGAAGAAGTTGAAAGTGACCCAGCCGAAAAAAAAGAAGACGAACCAACAGAAGAAGCAAAAGAAAAAGAAACCGAGTCTAAGGAAAAAGAAGAAGTGACTAATATCGAAATCATGGCTAATCCGCCAGGGAAAAAGTTAAAAAATATCGAAGCTTTGTCCGGCGGCGAAAAAGCGCTAACCTCGCTCGCCTTAATTTGCGCCATCATTGCCATCAATAAACCACCGTTCGTTATCTTAGACGAAGTTGACGCTGCGCTCGACGAACAAAACTCTTCTCGCTTTTCTAATATTTTACGTGAATTGGCTCACAAAACTCAATTTATCGTCATTACTCATAATCGCCAAACCATGGAATCAGCCGATACTTTGTATGGCGTGACCATGATGAAAGACGGAATTTCCAAGCTCTTGTCTATGAAGCTCTAA